One Gloeothece verrucosa PCC 7822 DNA window includes the following coding sequences:
- a CDS encoding Uma2 family endonuclease, producing the protein MTAAITPVISESSLNSLPLWKPATWEDYLTYRDDPSPERIRLYFYNNHLLVDMGKEGIEHSSINSLFSMLLGFWFAQHPEQVFSLFNGCLLEKPNTQAGAPDLVLYIGEDYPRWQAGDRRYINLEENRVPNLVGEIADTTLATDLDEKKHLYAALGIPEYWVIDVRGKRVFAFILEEGIYKETDQSVALAGLPIHLLEQTLERLAQESNGSAATWFLQQIVNLNPQLKQQANQD; encoded by the coding sequence ATGACTGCTGCAATTACCCCTGTTATTTCAGAATCTTCTCTTAATAGTTTACCTCTATGGAAACCCGCTACTTGGGAAGATTATTTAACTTATCGGGATGATCCGTCACCGGAACGGATTAGACTTTATTTTTATAATAATCATTTGCTAGTCGACATGGGCAAAGAAGGGATTGAGCATTCTAGCATCAATAGCTTGTTCAGTATGTTATTAGGTTTTTGGTTTGCTCAACATCCAGAGCAAGTATTTAGTTTATTTAATGGCTGTCTTCTTGAAAAACCGAACACCCAAGCCGGCGCACCTGATCTAGTTTTATATATCGGTGAAGATTATCCCCGTTGGCAAGCTGGAGATAGACGCTACATTAATTTAGAAGAGAATAGAGTGCCTAATTTAGTAGGAGAAATTGCTGATACAACCCTCGCTACAGATTTAGATGAAAAAAAACATCTCTATGCCGCTTTAGGCATTCCTGAATATTGGGTAATTGATGTCAGAGGAAAAAGAGTGTTTGCTTTTATTTTAGAAGAAGGTATTTATAAAGAAACCGATCAATCAGTTGCTCTTGCTGGACTCCCGATTCATTTATTAGAGCAAACCCTAGAACGTCTTGCCCAAGAAAGTAATGGCAGTGCTGCTACTTGGTTTCTTCAACAAATTGTTAATTTAAATCCCCAACTAAAACAGCAAGCTAATCAGGATTAG